One genomic region from Gemmobacter aquarius encodes:
- a CDS encoding type II secretion system F family protein, whose translation MSVLQIAVFCFISVSLFALIFGWTTPSDATRLRERMDRLGGRNDAESLDSLSLEDQRRKRRVRESLRELRAREIGRARRRAKPTLTGRLRQAGLDWTRKSYVTGSAAVSVLAVVAALLVLRLSVLPALGFGVAAGLVLPHLYVSHKRAQRFKKFSADFPNAIDIIVRGVRSGMALADGLKTIAAEMDEPVRSEFATVVRDQTLGVPLDEAVQRLADRMPLSETSFFAIVIGIQSKTGGNLSEALSNLSKVVRGRKHIAAKIRAMSSEAISSAAIIGSMPPLVMGVLFLVSPDYLSVLFTTGMGNLILGGSLVWMGIGCMVMRGMIRFDY comes from the coding sequence ATGAGCGTGCTCCAGATCGCCGTCTTCTGCTTTATCTCGGTCAGCCTGTTCGCGCTGATCTTCGGCTGGACCACACCCTCTGACGCCACCCGCCTGCGCGAGAGGATGGACCGGCTGGGCGGGCGTAACGATGCCGAGTCGCTGGACAGTCTGTCGCTCGAGGACCAGCGCAGGAAGCGCCGCGTGCGCGAGTCGCTGCGCGAACTGCGCGCCCGCGAGATCGGCCGGGCGCGGCGGCGGGCGAAGCCCACGCTGACGGGGCGGCTGCGTCAGGCGGGGCTGGACTGGACCCGCAAATCCTATGTCACAGGCTCGGCTGCCGTCTCCGTGCTTGCCGTCGTTGCGGCTTTGCTGGTGCTGCGCCTGTCTGTCCTGCCCGCGCTGGGCTTTGGCGTCGCGGCGGGGCTGGTGCTGCCGCATCTCTACGTCAGCCACAAGCGGGCGCAGCGGTTCAAGAAGTTCTCGGCCGACTTTCCCAACGCGATAGACATCATCGTGCGCGGCGTGCGGTCAGGGATGGCGCTGGCGGACGGGCTGAAAACCATCGCCGCCGAAATGGACGAACCCGTCCGCAGCGAATTTGCCACCGTGGTGCGTGACCAGACACTCGGCGTGCCGCTGGATGAAGCGGTGCAACGCCTTGCCGACCGGATGCCGCTTTCGGAAACCTCCTTCTTTGCCATCGTCATCGGCATCCAGTCCAAAACCGGCGGCAACCTGTCCGAGGCGCTTTCGAACCTGTCCAAGGTGGTGCGCGGGCGCAAACACATCGCCGCCAAGATCCGCGCGATGAGTTCGGAAGCCATTTCCTCCGCCGCGATCATCGGCTCGATGCCGCCCTTGGTGATGGGCGTGCTGTTCCTCGTCAGCCCGGATTACCTGTCGGTGCTGTTCACCACGGGCATGGGCAACCTGATCCTTGGCGGATCGCTGGTCTGGATGGGGATCGGCTGCATGGTCATGCGCGGCATGATCCGTTTCGATTACTGA
- a CDS encoding pilus assembly protein TadG-related protein — MRACLYRILQALRAYRRDRRGAVVILAAILFPVVIGGLGLWVETGYWYGMQRRVQHIADVSAHAAGVRIRAGDTKAEATAAARYIATQSGFPAAGSLTVNIPPASGARQGNPDAIEVILTESHSRWFTALFASGEVALRGRAVTVIEGNATACLLALSGSANAAVSVTGSTNVSLTGCDIASNSVSATAFSMGGLGSSLTTGCVNAVGGAIPNASLTLTTCAAVRTNAPRARDPYASLAEPAIIGACNGKNVGNNKTPTTLTPTDVHPIGGGLKSMRFCSGFDLRGEVTLMPGLYIIEGGGLSVNGGNITSTTAAKLSGAGVTFYLANSTADLKLNGNVTLNLAAPTSGPFSGVLFFGSRSATTASNVINGSSASVMQGAIYTPASAVQFSGNSAGSNGCTQVIASTITLTGNSALKATCASAGTRALWASETVRLTE; from the coding sequence ATGCGCGCCTGCCTTTACCGCATCCTGCAAGCCCTGCGTGCCTATCGCCGCGACCGGCGTGGCGCGGTCGTGATCCTGGCGGCGATCCTGTTTCCCGTGGTGATCGGCGGGCTCGGCCTTTGGGTCGAAACCGGCTATTGGTACGGGATGCAGCGCCGCGTCCAACACATCGCCGATGTGTCGGCCCATGCCGCCGGTGTACGCATCCGCGCCGGTGACACCAAGGCCGAAGCCACCGCCGCCGCCCGCTACATCGCCACGCAATCGGGCTTTCCGGCGGCAGGCAGCCTGACCGTCAACATCCCCCCCGCAAGCGGTGCGAGACAGGGCAACCCCGACGCCATCGAGGTCATCCTGACCGAAAGCCACAGCCGCTGGTTCACCGCCCTTTTCGCGAGCGGCGAGGTTGCCCTGCGCGGTCGCGCCGTCACCGTGATCGAGGGGAACGCCACCGCCTGCCTGCTGGCCCTGTCGGGCAGTGCCAACGCGGCGGTGTCGGTGACAGGCTCGACCAACGTGTCGCTGACCGGTTGCGACATCGCGTCGAACTCGGTCTCGGCCACAGCGTTTTCGATGGGCGGCCTCGGCTCGTCGCTGACCACCGGCTGCGTCAACGCAGTCGGCGGCGCGATACCCAACGCAAGCCTTACGCTCACCACCTGTGCTGCGGTCAGAACCAACGCCCCGCGCGCCCGCGACCCCTATGCCAGCCTCGCCGAACCCGCCATAATCGGCGCCTGCAACGGCAAGAACGTCGGCAACAACAAGACCCCGACCACCTTGACGCCCACCGATGTCCACCCGATTGGCGGCGGGCTGAAATCGATGCGCTTCTGTTCCGGCTTCGACCTGCGCGGCGAGGTCACGCTGATGCCCGGCCTTTACATCATCGAAGGCGGCGGCCTTTCGGTGAACGGTGGCAACATCACCTCGACCACGGCCGCAAAGCTGAGCGGGGCAGGGGTCACCTTCTACCTTGCCAATTCGACCGCCGATCTGAAACTCAACGGCAACGTCACGCTGAACCTTGCAGCCCCGACATCTGGCCCCTTTTCGGGTGTGTTGTTCTTCGGTTCGCGCAGCGCCACCACGGCCAGCAACGTGATCAACGGCTCGTCCGCCTCGGTCATGCAGGGCGCAATCTATACGCCGGCCTCTGCCGTACAGTTCTCAGGCAATTCGGCTGG
- a CDS encoding type II secretion system F family protein, producing MLAALTANPAPLLAFVAVSSAALALLMPYLRRDTLALRLAMVATEAEALRRGTRGETRELRGFAALFDALSRRFDLLRRLPGSEAAAKLQMAGMRGPSALATYLGMRFLGAVALGPLTFLYLRMVIKIDQPLPVIALMGLGGSLFGFLLPAILLQNRVIKRQQSIQRAWPNALDLLLICVESGMGIDQALRKVADEIGMDSVDLAEELTLTVSELSYLPDRRMAYENLAARTGLETVRSVIASLKQAERHGTSLGASLRVLAQENRDLRLQAAEKKAASLPPKLTVPMILFFLPVLFAVIISPAIMQVMAL from the coding sequence ATGCTTGCCGCCCTTACCGCTAACCCCGCCCCGCTGCTGGCGTTTGTCGCGGTCAGTTCCGCCGCCTTGGCGCTTCTGATGCCCTATCTGCGGCGCGACACGCTGGCCTTGCGGCTGGCGATGGTGGCGACCGAAGCCGAGGCCCTGCGCCGGGGCACGCGCGGCGAGACCCGCGAGTTGCGGGGCTTTGCCGCGCTGTTTGACGCGCTGTCGCGCCGCTTCGATCTGTTGCGCCGCCTGCCGGGCAGCGAGGCGGCGGCCAAGCTGCAAATGGCGGGCATGCGCGGGCCATCGGCACTGGCGACCTATCTGGGGATGCGGTTTCTGGGCGCCGTCGCGCTGGGCCCGCTGACGTTTCTTTACCTGCGTATGGTCATCAAGATCGACCAACCCTTGCCCGTCATCGCCCTGATGGGGCTGGGCGGCAGCCTGTTCGGCTTTCTGCTTCCCGCGATCCTGCTGCAAAACCGCGTCATCAAGCGCCAGCAATCCATCCAGCGGGCCTGGCCCAACGCGCTGGACCTTTTGCTGATATGCGTCGAATCCGGCATGGGGATAGATCAGGCGCTGCGAAAGGTCGCCGACGAGATCGGCATGGACAGCGTCGATCTTGCCGAAGAACTGACCCTGACCGTCTCGGAACTGTCCTACCTGCCCGACCGCCGCATGGCTTATGAGAACCTCGCCGCGCGGACGGGGCTGGAAACCGTCCGCTCGGTCATCGCCTCGCTCAAACAGGCCGAACGGCACGGCACCTCGCTTGGCGCGTCGCTCAGGGTGCTGGCGCAGGAAAACCGCGACCTGCGGCTACAGGCGGCGGAAAAGAAGGCGGCGTCCTTGCCACCCAAGCTGACCGTGCCGATGATCCTGTTCTTTCTGCCGGTGCTGTTTGCGGTGATCATCTCGCCCGCGATCATGCAAGTCATGGCGCTTTGA
- a CDS encoding LuxR C-terminal-related transcriptional regulator, translated as MERGHIAATQALHPGALAGAAPAERVAVVADDDEFFRIALAAILIRDCAIARVIQTGSFEAAMAAIGDEDHVTIALFDLNMPGMSGPALLHHLRETCGHVAKVAVVSASRRREDILETLSSGAHGYMCKASGVQELSQALGQILDGRIYVPRLLADIGPEIAAATERDRAAKPAVAPAPAPAPAVSPRQSRVLEMLVHGKSNKEIARELNLGAGTVKVHMAALFSKLGVANRSAAAVAGTRLLGV; from the coding sequence ATGGAACGCGGTCATATAGCAGCGACACAAGCCCTGCATCCGGGTGCGCTTGCCGGTGCCGCGCCCGCCGAACGGGTCGCCGTGGTCGCGGATGACGACGAGTTCTTCCGCATCGCGCTGGCCGCCATCCTGATCCGGGACTGCGCCATAGCCCGCGTGATCCAGACCGGCAGCTTTGAGGCTGCGATGGCCGCGATCGGGGACGAGGATCATGTGACCATCGCGCTTTTCGATCTGAACATGCCCGGAATGTCGGGGCCCGCGCTTTTGCACCACCTGCGCGAAACCTGTGGCCATGTCGCCAAGGTCGCGGTCGTATCGGCCTCGCGCCGCCGCGAGGATATACTGGAAACGCTGTCGTCGGGGGCGCATGGCTATATGTGCAAGGCATCGGGCGTGCAGGAATTGTCGCAAGCCCTTGGCCAGATCCTTGACGGGCGGATCTATGTGCCGCGCCTGTTGGCCGACATCGGCCCCGAAATCGCGGCTGCGACAGAGCGGGATCGGGCAGCAAAGCCCGCCGTGGCCCCTGCCCCTGCCCCTGCCCCTGCCGTGTCTCCGCGCCAGAGCCGTGTGCTGGAAATGCTGGTGCACGGCAAGTCGAACAAAGAGATCGCCCGCGAACTGAACCTCGGGGCCGGAACGGTCAAGGTGCATATGGCGGCGCTGTTTTCCAAACTGGGCGTGGCCAACCGGTCCGCTGCCGCCGTGGCCGGAACGCGATTGCTGGGCGTGTGA
- a CDS encoding hybrid sensor histidine kinase/response regulator, with protein sequence MRQALLGGLRLTGLRLVIVALSAVGLITTSAALELFRFGELSATIEHSIDAAAAGQQALFALSQALGAVALDDSDETRASLARATEAAQAAASDLPVGAPLAEQSDAASALAAKGAQQLGSGIALWGKASAWLSQVLSLLLASIVVLLFTVVLRMLAYLSARDRTEAELRRAKAGAEAANAAKSDFLASISHEIRTPLTAIRGYSDLLAAGPLDDAQRDQLDRLRDANCVLGRLIEDMLDLSKIEAGRIDLLDAPFDVAAMIDPVLGMVRPVAGAKGLALIAHVAPDVPRVLVADEARLMQVVLNLTNNAVKFTPSGRVVVDVARQGDWLQIAVSDTGIGIAASDMPNLFKRFSQIDSSLMRAHAGSGPGLAISAGLAERMGGRITVESAPGAGSTFRVTLPLAKAAAAAAPTPRRAEPPLRQGARVLVVEDSRQNQHLIEAVLRRDGIVCTAAFDGIEGVAAAQAGGFDLVIMDMQMPRMDGIAATAAIRALPAPMGRVPILALSANALDRQVAAMRAAGADTHLAKPFAIDALSRSVAALIGAALIGAALIGAGPARAVQPGSADVAGLDALAGLLGCDWAAERLSAMAGGLGWIDADPASPDMRRNAHRLVSEAGQLGLAALAEAAAGLEQALDAGGDLAGAHHALACEARAVRAALPILTAHLRHI encoded by the coding sequence ATGCGGCAGGCCCTGCTTGGCGGGCTGCGGCTGACCGGGCTGCGCCTTGTGATCGTGGCCCTGTCGGCGGTGGGGTTGATCACCACCTCGGCCGCGCTGGAACTGTTCCGCTTCGGCGAGCTTTCCGCGACCATCGAGCACAGCATCGACGCGGCGGCGGCAGGGCAGCAGGCGCTTTTCGCGCTTTCGCAGGCTCTTGGCGCTGTCGCTTTGGATGACAGCGACGAAACACGGGCCAGCCTTGCACGCGCAACCGAGGCGGCGCAGGCGGCAGCGAGCGATCTGCCGGTCGGGGCACCGCTGGCCGAGCAGTCGGACGCGGCTTCGGCGCTGGCCGCCAAGGGCGCGCAGCAACTTGGCTCCGGCATCGCGCTTTGGGGCAAGGCGAGTGCCTGGCTTTCGCAGGTGCTGTCGCTTCTGCTCGCGTCCATCGTCGTGTTGCTCTTTACCGTGGTGCTGCGGATGCTGGCCTATCTTTCGGCCCGCGACCGGACCGAGGCCGAATTGCGCCGCGCCAAGGCCGGGGCCGAGGCTGCGAATGCGGCGAAATCCGATTTCCTTGCCAGCATCAGCCACGAGATCCGAACCCCCTTGACCGCGATCCGCGGCTATAGCGATCTTCTGGCCGCCGGCCCGCTGGACGACGCCCAGCGCGACCAGCTTGACCGACTGCGCGATGCCAATTGCGTTCTGGGCAGGCTGATCGAAGACATGCTCGATCTGTCCAAGATAGAGGCGGGGCGGATCGATCTGCTTGACGCCCCGTTCGACGTGGCGGCGATGATCGACCCCGTGCTGGGTATGGTGCGCCCCGTGGCGGGGGCCAAGGGGTTGGCGCTTATCGCGCATGTCGCGCCCGATGTGCCGCGCGTTCTGGTCGCGGACGAAGCGCGTTTGATGCAAGTCGTGCTGAACCTGACCAACAACGCGGTGAAATTCACACCATCGGGTCGGGTCGTGGTCGATGTCGCACGGCAGGGCGACTGGCTTCAGATCGCGGTCAGCGATACCGGCATCGGGATCGCGGCAAGCGACATGCCGAACCTGTTCAAGCGGTTTAGCCAGATCGACAGTTCGCTGATGCGTGCCCATGCCGGATCGGGGCCGGGGCTGGCCATAAGCGCAGGGTTGGCGGAACGGATGGGGGGGCGCATCACGGTGGAAAGCGCGCCCGGAGCAGGTTCGACCTTTCGCGTCACCCTGCCGCTGGCCAAGGCGGCGGCGGCTGCCGCCCCGACGCCGCGCAGGGCAGAGCCGCCCTTGCGGCAGGGCGCGCGGGTTCTGGTGGTCGAAGACAGCCGCCAGAACCAGCATCTGATCGAGGCCGTGTTGCGCCGCGACGGAATCGTCTGCACGGCGGCCTTCGACGGGATCGAAGGTGTTGCGGCGGCGCAGGCGGGCGGGTTCGATCTGGTGATAATGGACATGCAGATGCCGCGCATGGACGGCATCGCCGCCACTGCCGCCATCCGCGCCCTGCCCGCGCCGATGGGACGGGTGCCGATCCTTGCGCTGTCGGCCAATGCGCTCGACCGGCAGGTCGCGGCCATGCGGGCCGCCGGAGCGGACACGCATCTGGCCAAGCCCTTTGCCATCGACGCCCTGTCGCGCAGCGTGGCGGCGTTGATCGGGGCGGCGTTGATCGGGGCGGCGTTGATCGGGGCGGGGCCTGCAAGGGCTGTGCAGCCGGGGTCGGCAGATGTGGCCGGGCTGGATGCGCTGGCAGGGTTGCTGGGGTGCGATTGGGCCGCTGAACGGCTTTCGGCGATGGCCGGGGGCCTTGGCTGGATCGACGCGGACCCTGCGTCGCCTGATATGCGCCGGAACGCCCACCGGCTGGTATCCGAGGCGGGGCAACTCGGGCTGGCCGCGCTGGCCGAGGCTGCTGCCGGTCTGGAGCAGGCGCTGGATGCAGGCGGCGACTTGGCGGGCGCGCATCATGCGCTGGCCTGCGAGGCAAGGGCCGTCCGCGCCGCCCTGCCGATACTGACGGCGCATCTGCGGCACATTTGA
- a CDS encoding CpaF family protein has product MFGKRQRQAEVPPSVPQPAARIAPRVAARPPQPDPAPLLRAQEFESLRRAVFAALIDTIDMKRIGQEDNDVARREIGFLVADILAAKKAVMTAAEQDVLLTDLLNDILGFGPLEPLLARDDIADIMVNGCRPIMIEVKGKLVETEIRFRDETQLLNICQRIVSQVGRRVDESSPICDARLADGSRVNVIAPPLSIDGTTLTIRKFKKDKLTLDQLVTFGSITAEGAELLRIIGRVRCNVLISGGTGSGKTTLLNCMTFAIDRTERIVTCEDAAELQLQQPHVVRLETRPKNLEGEGEVTMRDLVKNCLRMRPERIIVGEVRGAEAIDLLQAMNTGHDGSMGTVHANSPREALQRLETMITMGGSTLPPRTLREMIAGSVDVVVQASRMRDGSRKITHITEVLGMEGEVIITQDLFLYDIEGEDAQGHILGRHRTTGVGRPGFWDRARYFGEARNLTAAIEAAERAPGARA; this is encoded by the coding sequence ATGTTCGGAAAACGCCAGCGTCAGGCCGAAGTGCCCCCCTCTGTGCCGCAGCCCGCCGCGCGCATCGCCCCCCGCGTTGCCGCGCGACCGCCGCAGCCTGACCCCGCCCCGCTGCTGCGCGCTCAGGAATTCGAAAGCCTGCGCCGCGCCGTGTTCGCCGCGCTGATCGACACCATCGACATGAAGCGCATCGGCCAAGAGGATAACGACGTGGCCCGCCGCGAGATCGGCTTTCTGGTCGCCGATATTCTGGCCGCCAAGAAGGCGGTGATGACGGCAGCCGAACAGGATGTGCTGCTGACCGATCTTTTGAACGACATCCTCGGCTTCGGCCCGCTCGAACCCTTGCTCGCCCGCGATGACATTGCCGACATCATGGTGAACGGCTGTCGCCCGATCATGATCGAGGTGAAAGGCAAGCTTGTCGAAACCGAGATCCGTTTCCGCGACGAAACCCAGCTTCTCAACATCTGCCAGCGCATCGTTTCGCAGGTGGGCCGCCGTGTAGACGAATCCTCGCCCATCTGCGACGCGCGCCTGGCCGATGGCAGCCGCGTCAACGTCATCGCCCCGCCTTTGTCGATAGACGGCACCACGCTGACCATCCGCAAATTCAAGAAAGACAAGCTGACGCTCGACCAGTTGGTGACATTCGGATCGATCACCGCCGAGGGGGCGGAGCTTTTGCGTATCATCGGCCGCGTGCGCTGCAACGTGCTTATCTCGGGCGGAACGGGGTCGGGCAAGACCACGCTGCTGAATTGCATGACATTTGCCATCGACAGGACCGAACGCATCGTCACCTGCGAGGACGCCGCCGAATTGCAACTGCAACAGCCCCATGTCGTGCGGCTGGAGACCCGCCCCAAGAATCTGGAAGGCGAGGGCGAGGTCACGATGCGCGATCTGGTCAAGAACTGCCTGCGGATGCGCCCCGAACGCATCATCGTGGGCGAGGTGCGCGGCGCCGAGGCGATAGACCTGTTGCAGGCGATGAACACCGGCCATGACGGGTCGATGGGCACGGTCCACGCCAATTCCCCGCGCGAGGCGTTGCAGCGTCTGGAAACCATGATCACCATGGGCGGATCTACCCTGCCGCCCCGCACCCTGCGCGAGATGATCGCAGGGTCGGTCGATGTGGTGGTGCAAGCCTCGCGCATGCGCGACGGCAGCCGCAAGATTACCCACATCACCGAAGTGCTGGGGATGGAGGGCGAGGTGATCATCACGCAGGACCTTTTCCTCTATGATATCGAAGGCGAGGACGCGCAGGGCCATATCCTTGGCCGCCACCGCACCACTGGCGTCGGCCGTCCCGGTTTCTGGGACCGCGCGCGCTATTTCGGCGAAGCGAGGAACCTGACCGCCGCCATTGAGGCCGCCGAAAGAGCGCCGGGGGCGCGGGCATGA